The following coding sequences are from one Streptomyces sp. NBC_01485 window:
- a CDS encoding FadD3 family acyl-CoA ligase: MDGNVEWGSIPGLVRAAAERYADTEAVVDGRTRISYGELGARVERAAAACVANGVRAGDRVGIWAPNSLEWLVAALGAVSAGAVLVPLNTRFKGAEAAYVLRRSGARLLFVTGTFLGTSYVASLRRAAGEGPGAGPLPGLPALEQAVVLSDDAPADFRTWKDFLAGGDGVGAARVRARADAVRGDWPSDIVYTSGTTGRPKGAVITHAQTLTAYRIWTDLAGLRHGDRYLIVNPFFHTFGYKAGVIACLMRGATMIPQSVFNVDAVLANVASERVSVLPGPPTLHQSLLDHASRDAYDLSALRLVVTGAAVVPLRLVERLRGELGVRTVLTAYGLSEASGIVTMCRRGDEPRVIASTSGRAIPGTEVKVVDEAGAALAPGVPGEVLVRGFNVMRGYYEDEAATAEVLTADGWLRTGDVGVLDAAGNLRITDRMKDMFIVGGFNAYPAEIEQLLGLHPDVADVAVIGVPDPRLGEVGKAYVVRRPGATATADDLIAWSRREMANYKVPRVVVFVAELPRNASGKVVKGELRGAGSQF, translated from the coding sequence GTGGACGGAAATGTGGAGTGGGGCAGCATTCCGGGGCTGGTTCGGGCGGCGGCCGAGCGGTACGCGGACACCGAGGCGGTGGTGGACGGCCGGACGAGGATCTCGTACGGCGAACTCGGCGCACGGGTCGAACGCGCGGCGGCGGCCTGCGTCGCCAACGGGGTGCGGGCCGGCGACCGGGTCGGCATCTGGGCGCCGAACTCGCTGGAGTGGCTGGTCGCGGCGCTGGGCGCGGTGTCGGCGGGCGCGGTGCTGGTCCCGCTGAACACGCGGTTCAAGGGCGCGGAGGCCGCGTATGTGCTGCGCCGGAGCGGGGCGCGGCTGCTGTTCGTGACGGGCACGTTCCTGGGCACGTCGTACGTGGCGTCGTTGCGGCGGGCGGCGGGGGAGGGGCCGGGTGCGGGGCCGCTGCCCGGTCTTCCGGCGCTGGAGCAGGCGGTGGTGCTGTCCGACGACGCCCCGGCCGACTTCCGCACCTGGAAGGACTTCCTGGCCGGCGGGGACGGGGTGGGGGCGGCGCGGGTGCGGGCGCGGGCGGACGCGGTGCGGGGGGACTGGCCGTCGGACATCGTCTACACCTCGGGTACGACGGGCCGCCCGAAGGGCGCGGTGATCACGCACGCGCAGACCCTCACGGCGTACCGGATCTGGACCGACCTGGCGGGGCTGCGGCACGGCGACCGCTATCTGATCGTCAACCCCTTCTTCCACACCTTCGGCTACAAGGCGGGCGTGATCGCCTGCCTGATGCGGGGCGCGACGATGATCCCGCAGTCGGTGTTCAACGTGGACGCGGTGCTGGCGAACGTGGCCTCGGAGCGGGTGTCGGTGCTGCCCGGCCCCCCGACGCTCCACCAGTCCCTCCTGGACCACGCGTCCCGCGACGCCTACGACCTGTCGGCGTTGCGGCTGGTGGTGACGGGTGCGGCGGTCGTCCCGCTGCGCCTCGTGGAACGGCTGCGGGGCGAACTCGGCGTGCGGACGGTCCTCACGGCGTACGGTCTCTCGGAGGCCAGCGGCATCGTCACGATGTGCCGGCGCGGCGACGAGCCGCGGGTGATCGCGTCGACGTCGGGCCGGGCGATCCCCGGGACGGAGGTGAAGGTCGTCGACGAGGCGGGCGCCGCGCTCGCCCCGGGCGTCCCGGGCGAGGTGCTGGTCCGCGGCTTCAACGTCATGCGCGGCTACTACGAGGACGAGGCGGCGACGGCGGAAGTCCTCACGGCGGACGGCTGGTTGCGCACGGGCGACGTCGGCGTGCTGGACGCGGCGGGCAACCTCCGTATCACCGACCGGATGAAGGACATGTTCATCGTCGGCGGCTTCAACGCCTACCCGGCGGAGATAGAGCAACTCCTGGGCCTGCACCCGGACGTGGCCGACGTCGCCGTCATCGGCGTCCCGGACCCCCGCCTGGGCGAGGTCGGCAAGGCGTACGTGGTCCGGCGTCCGGGCGCGACCGCCACAGCCGACGACCTGATCGCCTGGTCCCGCCGCGAGATGGCGAACTACAAGGTGCCGAGGGTGGTGGTCTTCGTCGCCGAACTGCCCCGCAACGCGAGCGGGAAAGTGGTGAAGGGGGAGCTGCGGGGGGCCGGGTCCCAGTTCTGA
- a CDS encoding enoyl-CoA hydratase/isomerase family protein, whose amino-acid sequence MSVLLALDKDTGVAVVTLDRPARLNAIDTETIRGLTQIWRELRFNDSIRAVVLTGSGDRAFSTGLDRDTAVPQPDSPYMQDDPLLTVGPKANDLWKPVIAAVEGMACGGAFYLLGECDFVVAGADAEFFDPHVTYGMVSAYESMLLAQRMPYGEAARMMLMGTAERTSARRAHEVGLVSELTEAGGALEAAVTCATVIAGYPPTGVQGTVRSLWAAKEAARAAAFAQAPHLIALGNLPGERQAELFATRSVARPRIR is encoded by the coding sequence GTGAGCGTGCTCCTCGCCCTAGACAAGGACACCGGCGTAGCCGTCGTCACCCTCGACCGACCGGCCAGACTCAACGCCATCGACACCGAAACGATCCGCGGACTGACGCAGATCTGGCGGGAGTTGAGGTTCAACGACTCGATACGGGCCGTAGTCCTCACCGGGTCCGGCGACCGGGCGTTCTCCACGGGCCTGGACCGAGACACGGCCGTACCGCAGCCCGACTCCCCCTACATGCAGGACGACCCCCTCCTCACCGTCGGCCCCAAGGCGAACGACCTGTGGAAGCCGGTCATCGCCGCAGTGGAGGGAATGGCCTGCGGGGGCGCCTTCTACCTGCTCGGGGAGTGCGACTTCGTCGTCGCGGGCGCCGACGCCGAGTTCTTCGACCCGCACGTCACGTACGGCATGGTCAGCGCGTACGAATCGATGCTCCTAGCGCAGCGGATGCCGTACGGCGAGGCAGCCCGGATGATGCTCATGGGCACAGCGGAACGCACCTCGGCCCGGCGCGCCCACGAGGTCGGCCTCGTCTCCGAACTCACCGAAGCAGGCGGCGCGTTGGAGGCGGCCGTCACCTGCGCGACGGTCATCGCCGGCTACCCCCCGACCGGCGTCCAGGGCACCGTCCGTTCCCTGTGGGCGGCGAAGGAGGCGGCCCGGGCAGCCGCCTTCGCCCAGGCGCCGCACCTCATCGCACTGGGCAACCTGCCCGGCGAGCGGCAGGCGGAGCTGTTCGCGACGCGGTCGGTCGCCCGGCCACGGATCCGTTGA
- a CDS encoding amidohydrolase family protein: METTSRTTTSTTSTPATATTPLPLIISVDDHTVEPADVWQDRLPKKYLDTAPRIVRAPVKEMTFLGGRFRPVMGEPGDDGPIGDWWVYENLRRPLTRLDTAVGFSRDEIKLEVITYEQMRPGSYDVPSRLADMDVNHVQSAVCFPTFPRFCGQTFTEAADHELGLLCVRAYNDWTVEEWCGPQARGRLIPLTLIPLWDAELAAAEVRRNAARGVRAVAFSEIPPHLGLPSVHTDYWDPFLAACDETGTVVAMHIGSSSRMPSTSADAPPAVGSAITFANCCFSMVDWLMSGKFERFPNLKVMYAEGQIGWIPYILERADVVWEENRGWGGVADKVHRPPSELFAEHVYGCFFDDAFGLRNLDSIGVGNVLYETDYPHSDSTWPKSREVGEAQMGHLDPDVVERIVRGNAIDLLGLTKDGLWSPR, translated from the coding sequence ATGGAGACCACATCGAGGACCACGACGAGCACGACGTCCACGCCTGCGACCGCGACGACGCCCCTGCCGCTGATCATCTCCGTCGACGACCACACCGTGGAGCCGGCCGACGTGTGGCAGGACCGCCTGCCGAAGAAGTACCTCGACACCGCACCCCGCATCGTCCGCGCCCCGGTGAAGGAGATGACCTTCCTCGGCGGCCGCTTCCGGCCCGTCATGGGCGAGCCCGGCGACGACGGTCCGATCGGCGACTGGTGGGTCTACGAGAACCTGCGCCGCCCCCTCACCCGCCTCGACACCGCCGTCGGCTTCAGCCGCGACGAGATCAAGCTCGAGGTCATCACCTACGAGCAGATGCGCCCGGGTTCGTACGACGTGCCGTCCCGCCTCGCCGACATGGACGTCAACCACGTCCAGTCCGCCGTCTGCTTCCCCACCTTCCCCCGCTTCTGCGGCCAGACCTTCACCGAGGCCGCCGACCACGAGCTGGGCCTGCTCTGCGTGCGCGCCTACAACGACTGGACGGTGGAGGAGTGGTGCGGCCCGCAGGCGCGGGGCCGGCTCATCCCGCTCACCCTGATCCCCCTGTGGGACGCCGAGTTGGCTGCGGCGGAGGTCCGGCGCAACGCCGCCCGCGGGGTCCGCGCCGTCGCCTTCTCCGAGATACCCCCGCACCTCGGCCTGCCGTCCGTCCACACCGACTACTGGGACCCCTTCCTCGCCGCCTGCGACGAGACCGGCACCGTCGTCGCCATGCACATCGGCTCCAGCAGCCGTATGCCGTCCACGTCGGCGGACGCCCCGCCGGCCGTCGGCTCGGCGATCACCTTCGCCAACTGCTGCTTCTCGATGGTCGACTGGCTGATGAGCGGCAAGTTCGAACGCTTCCCGAACCTCAAGGTGATGTACGCGGAGGGGCAGATCGGCTGGATCCCGTACATCCTGGAGCGCGCCGACGTGGTGTGGGAGGAGAACCGCGGGTGGGGCGGCGTCGCGGACAAGGTCCACCGGCCGCCGTCCGAACTGTTCGCCGAGCACGTCTACGGCTGCTTCTTCGACGACGCCTTCGGGCTGCGCAACCTCGACTCGATCGGCGTCGGGAACGTGCTGTACGAGACCGACTACCCGCACTCCGACTCCACCTGGCCGAAGTCGCGGGAGGTCGGCGAGGCGCAGATGGGGCACCTGGACCCGGACGTGGTGGAGCGGATCGTCCGGGGCAACGCGATCGACCTGCTGGGCCTGACGAAGGACGGCCTGTGGAGCCCCCGTTGA
- a CDS encoding response regulator transcription factor: MRSTERPSQRLAVALACAEGDWAHDDWPAADDPYVGRVVRLTPPFRLPEPVDVAVLRCAEPTVSFPALMAALTVQGKARVPVIVVSPRHDTATVVEVFQGGAGYLVEGDYCTHMLSSALVAATVGHTYLSPAACAALREAARRLPTGGDAVERLRALLSPRERQVMELLSTGLGAQEIGLRLRLSEKTVRNNLSNIYAKLDARGGTDAVLRWLGANRATPVLRS; this comes from the coding sequence GTGCGATCCACCGAGCGCCCCTCCCAGCGACTCGCCGTCGCCCTCGCCTGCGCGGAGGGCGACTGGGCGCATGACGACTGGCCGGCGGCGGACGACCCGTACGTGGGCCGGGTCGTGCGGCTGACCCCGCCCTTCCGCCTGCCGGAGCCCGTGGACGTCGCCGTGCTGCGCTGCGCGGAGCCGACGGTGTCCTTCCCGGCGCTGATGGCGGCGCTGACCGTGCAGGGGAAGGCGCGGGTGCCGGTGATCGTCGTCAGCCCCCGCCACGACACCGCGACCGTGGTGGAGGTGTTCCAGGGCGGGGCGGGCTATCTCGTCGAGGGCGACTACTGCACCCACATGCTGTCCTCGGCCCTCGTGGCGGCCACCGTCGGCCACACCTACCTCTCGCCGGCCGCGTGCGCCGCGCTGCGGGAGGCGGCCCGGCGGTTGCCCACGGGCGGCGACGCCGTCGAGCGGCTGCGGGCTCTGCTCTCGCCGCGCGAACGCCAGGTCATGGAACTGCTGTCGACGGGCCTCGGCGCCCAGGAGATCGGGCTGCGGCTGCGGCTCAGCGAGAAGACCGTCCGCAACAACCTGAGCAACATCTACGCCAAGCTCGACGCGAGAGGAGGCACGGACGCGGTCCTGCGGTGGCTCGGAGCCAACCGTGCCACGCCCGTGCTTCGCAGTTGA
- a CDS encoding NUDIX hydrolase — MSGQPAQPVIDTHVILRDGDKILFSQRGGPYGHGRWHMPSGKLDQGEALPDGAARELYEETGITVEPAHLRLVHTVHHRQDAQVQRIGFFFEATEWEGQPVNKEPEKCLALEWFTVHDLPDDIIEYPEAGLRGYLDDSGPLTGHGWQ; from the coding sequence ATGAGCGGACAACCGGCACAGCCCGTCATCGACACTCACGTCATCCTCCGCGATGGCGACAAGATCCTTTTCTCACAGCGTGGCGGCCCTTACGGTCACGGCCGATGGCACATGCCGTCGGGAAAACTTGACCAAGGCGAGGCCCTTCCCGACGGCGCCGCCCGGGAGTTGTACGAGGAGACCGGCATCACCGTCGAACCGGCTCACCTTCGCCTGGTCCATACCGTGCACCATCGGCAGGACGCGCAGGTGCAGCGGATCGGCTTCTTCTTCGAGGCCACGGAATGGGAAGGGCAGCCCGTCAACAAGGAGCCTGAGAAGTGCCTCGCCCTTGAGTGGTTCACCGTGCACGACCTGCCTGACGACATCATCGAGTACCCGGAGGCCGGCCTGCGCGGCTACCTCGACGACAGCGGCCCTCTCACAGGGCACGGCTGGCAGTAG
- a CDS encoding TIGR03619 family F420-dependent LLM class oxidoreductase → MSSGHVVRYGIQLPVQSQSTIYAEPWEAGAGAADLVGIARAADRAGFAYVAACDHVAIPRRLAEAMSTVWYDPVATLAHLAAVTERVRLLSHVAVVGLRHPLVTAKQYATLDHLSGGRLILGVGAGHVREEFEALGADFERRGAVLDETIDALRAALGPDEFPAHHGKSYDFEGLGQRPRPAQARVPVWVGGSSPAAVRRAALKGDGWLPQGDPRDRLPARIERIRRLREDAGIDTPFTVGAVTEPLYVGTPGWNVGHRTLTGPPDALAESLRAYPAMGVHQIQVRFRCRSRAELTDQIDAFGAEVGPSLGTSA, encoded by the coding sequence TTGAGCTCCGGCCATGTCGTCCGTTACGGCATCCAGCTCCCGGTCCAGTCCCAGTCCACGATCTACGCCGAACCCTGGGAGGCCGGCGCGGGAGCCGCCGACCTCGTCGGGATCGCCCGCGCCGCCGACCGGGCCGGCTTCGCCTACGTCGCCGCCTGCGACCACGTGGCGATCCCGCGCCGGCTCGCCGAGGCGATGAGCACGGTCTGGTACGACCCCGTGGCCACCCTCGCCCACCTCGCGGCCGTCACCGAACGGGTCCGCCTGCTCAGCCACGTCGCCGTCGTCGGCCTGCGCCACCCCCTCGTCACCGCCAAGCAGTACGCCACCCTCGACCACCTCAGCGGCGGCCGCCTGATCCTCGGGGTGGGCGCCGGGCACGTACGGGAGGAGTTCGAGGCGCTGGGGGCCGACTTCGAGCGGCGCGGGGCCGTCCTCGACGAGACGATCGACGCCCTGCGCGCCGCCCTCGGGCCGGACGAGTTCCCGGCCCACCACGGGAAGTCGTACGACTTCGAGGGCCTCGGTCAGCGGCCGAGACCGGCGCAGGCCCGGGTCCCCGTCTGGGTCGGCGGCTCCTCCCCGGCGGCCGTCCGCCGGGCCGCGCTCAAGGGCGACGGCTGGCTGCCCCAGGGCGACCCGAGGGACCGGCTGCCCGCGCGGATCGAGCGGATCCGGCGCCTGCGCGAGGACGCGGGCATCGACACGCCCTTCACCGTCGGCGCCGTCACCGAGCCCCTGTACGTGGGGACGCCCGGCTGGAACGTCGGCCACCGCACCCTCACCGGCCCACCGGACGCCCTCGCCGAATCCCTGCGCGCCTACCCGGCGATGGGCGTCCACCAGATCCAGGTCAGATTCCGCTGCCGCAGCCGGGCCGAACTCACCGACCAGATCGACGCGTTCGGGGCGGAGGTGGGGCCTTCGCTGGGAACGTCCGCCTGA
- a CDS encoding AfsR/SARP family transcriptional regulator, protein MDDRVGHGGPRVPEQWRPGSPGEPAALRFAVLGPVRARRGDEQLATGSPQQRALLAALLLREGRTATAAELIGALWGEEPPSQALAAVRTYASRLRKVLDPGVLVSESGGYAVRGLGEGALDLGVAQEWAAEAEKAKAAGDLSQARDVLNRALGLWDGETLAGVPGPYAEAQRVRLEEWRLGLLEARLDMDLEQGCHAEAVSELTALTAAYPLRERLRELLMLALYRGGRQAEALAVYADTRRLLAEELGVDPRAGLRELQRRILQADPELAEPSAAAAQPPVALVRPAQLPANVPDFTGRSAFVRELSEVLSAASGPEGGGGAGRVMAVSALAGIGGVGKTTLAVHVAHQARSAFPDGQLYVDLQGTAARPAEPDAVLGSFLRALGTADSAIPESPAERAALYRSVLDGRRVLVLLDNAKDAAQVRPLLPGTEGCAALVTARVRMVDLAGAHLVDLDVMSPDEALTLFTRIVGEERTASERKAALDVVAACGFLPLAIRIAASRLAARRTWTVSVLAAKLADERRRLDELQAGDLAVKATFELGYGQLEPAQSRAFRLLGLADGPDMSLAAAAAVLDLPLDDTEDVLESLVDTSLLESAAPGRYRFHDLVRLYARSCAERDERPANGRGAALSRLLDFYLATAAGVYAIERPGDRTVTHLEPTSYTGLAFTDRTEALDWLFLEAQGLLACARQQTTGSGLRRAVDLLWAAKDLAESGANAKQYETAAAALRDAAQHAGDVRAESRARTALSNVHLAAGRYTEADDEARRAIELATAAHDATPVSWASTDRGIIALSQGRYEEAERFLTTARDAYRADGNRPGEANALCNLSRLYERMNRPSDAVTLARQGVDIFQQLGLTLRLANGRYALGVALIRAGRLAEGLVQLSDALVMFGSNRQRLWEGTTHFRIAQLHLADQRPAQAARHAEQALAIGFIGGDLIRGGVLTVLGKSLHALGQSDRARACWQEALLLLERSGVPEAAEVRRLLAPLDAS, encoded by the coding sequence ATGGACGACCGGGTAGGACACGGCGGCCCGCGTGTGCCGGAGCAGTGGCGCCCCGGCTCCCCCGGGGAGCCGGCGGCGCTGCGCTTCGCCGTGCTCGGCCCGGTGCGCGCACGGCGCGGGGACGAGCAGTTGGCCACCGGCTCCCCGCAGCAACGCGCCCTGCTGGCCGCCCTGTTGCTGCGCGAGGGCCGTACGGCGACGGCCGCCGAGCTGATCGGCGCGCTGTGGGGGGAGGAGCCGCCGTCGCAGGCGCTGGCGGCGGTGCGGACGTACGCCTCGCGGCTGCGGAAGGTGCTGGACCCGGGCGTCCTGGTGAGCGAGTCGGGCGGGTACGCGGTGCGCGGGCTGGGCGAGGGCGCCCTCGATCTCGGCGTGGCGCAGGAGTGGGCGGCGGAGGCGGAGAAGGCGAAGGCGGCCGGGGACCTGTCCCAGGCCCGTGACGTGCTGAACCGCGCGCTGGGCCTGTGGGACGGGGAGACGCTGGCCGGCGTCCCCGGGCCGTACGCGGAGGCGCAGCGGGTGCGGCTGGAGGAATGGCGGCTGGGGCTGCTGGAGGCCCGGCTCGACATGGACCTGGAGCAGGGCTGCCACGCGGAGGCGGTCTCCGAACTGACGGCGCTGACGGCCGCGTACCCGTTGCGGGAGCGGCTGCGCGAGCTGCTCATGCTGGCCTTATACCGCGGCGGCCGGCAGGCGGAGGCGCTCGCCGTGTACGCGGACACGCGGCGGCTGCTGGCGGAGGAGCTGGGCGTGGACCCGCGGGCGGGGCTGCGGGAACTCCAGCGCCGCATCCTGCAGGCCGACCCGGAGCTGGCGGAACCGTCGGCCGCGGCGGCACAGCCGCCGGTGGCGCTGGTGCGCCCGGCCCAACTCCCGGCGAACGTACCGGACTTCACGGGGCGCTCGGCGTTCGTGCGGGAGCTGAGCGAGGTGCTGTCGGCGGCGTCCGGTCCCGAGGGCGGCGGCGGGGCGGGCCGTGTCATGGCCGTGTCGGCGCTGGCGGGGATCGGCGGCGTGGGCAAGACGACGCTCGCCGTGCACGTGGCCCATCAGGCCCGGTCCGCCTTCCCCGACGGGCAGTTGTACGTCGACCTGCAGGGCACGGCGGCCCGGCCCGCGGAGCCGGATGCCGTACTGGGCTCGTTCCTGCGGGCGCTCGGAACGGCGGACTCGGCGATCCCCGAGTCGCCGGCGGAACGGGCGGCGCTGTACCGGTCGGTGCTGGACGGCCGCCGGGTGCTGGTCCTGCTGGACAACGCGAAGGACGCCGCGCAGGTGCGTCCGCTGCTGCCGGGCACGGAGGGCTGCGCGGCGCTGGTGACCGCGCGGGTGCGGATGGTGGATCTGGCGGGCGCGCATCTCGTCGACCTGGACGTCATGTCCCCCGACGAGGCGCTGACCCTGTTCACGAGGATCGTCGGCGAGGAGCGGACGGCGTCGGAGCGGAAGGCGGCGCTGGACGTGGTGGCGGCGTGCGGCTTCCTGCCGCTGGCGATCCGCATCGCGGCGTCCCGGCTGGCGGCCCGCCGCACCTGGACGGTGTCCGTCCTGGCGGCGAAGCTCGCGGACGAGCGGCGCCGGCTGGACGAGCTCCAGGCCGGCGACCTGGCCGTGAAGGCCACCTTCGAGCTGGGCTACGGCCAACTGGAGCCGGCCCAGTCCCGCGCGTTCCGCCTGCTGGGCCTGGCCGACGGCCCGGACATGTCCCTGGCCGCCGCCGCTGCCGTCCTCGACCTCCCGCTGGACGACACCGAGGACGTGTTGGAGTCCCTCGTGGACACCTCCCTCCTCGAATCGGCGGCTCCGGGCCGCTACCGGTTCCACGACCTGGTGCGCCTCTACGCGCGTTCCTGCGCGGAACGCGACGAGCGGCCGGCGAACGGGCGGGGGGCCGCGCTGTCACGGCTGCTGGACTTCTACCTGGCGACGGCGGCGGGCGTCTACGCGATCGAGCGGCCGGGCGACCGGACGGTCACCCACCTGGAGCCCACCTCGTACACCGGCCTGGCGTTCACGGACCGGACGGAGGCCCTGGACTGGCTGTTCCTGGAGGCGCAGGGCCTGCTGGCCTGTGCCCGGCAGCAGACCACGGGCAGCGGGCTGCGGCGCGCCGTCGACCTGCTGTGGGCGGCGAAGGACCTGGCCGAGTCGGGCGCGAACGCGAAGCAGTACGAGACTGCGGCGGCGGCCCTGCGGGACGCCGCGCAGCACGCCGGCGACGTCCGCGCGGAGAGCCGCGCCCGCACGGCGCTGTCCAACGTCCACCTGGCCGCCGGACGCTACACCGAGGCCGACGACGAGGCCCGGCGCGCGATCGAGCTGGCCACGGCGGCGCACGACGCGACGCCGGTGAGCTGGGCCTCCACCGACCGGGGCATCATCGCGCTGAGCCAGGGCCGCTACGAGGAGGCCGAGCGGTTCCTCACCACCGCGCGGGACGCCTACCGGGCGGACGGCAACCGCCCCGGGGAAGCCAACGCGCTGTGCAACCTGTCGCGGCTCTACGAGCGCATGAACCGCCCGTCGGACGCGGTCACCCTGGCCCGGCAGGGCGTCGACATCTTCCAGCAACTCGGTCTCACCCTGCGCCTGGCGAACGGCCGCTACGCCCTCGGCGTCGCGCTGATCCGGGCCGGCCGGCTCGCCGAGGGTCTGGTCCAACTGTCCGACGCGCTGGTGATGTTCGGCAGCAACCGGCAGCGCCTGTGGGAGGGGACGACGCACTTCCGCATCGCTCAACTGCACCTGGCCGACCAGCGCCCGGCGCAGGCCGCCCGGCACGCCGAACAGGCGCTGGCGATCGGGTTCATCGGCGGCGACCTCATCCGGGGCGGTGTCCTGACGGTGCTGGGCAAGAGCCTGCACGCCCTCGGCCAGTCGGACCGGGCGCGGGCCTGCTGGCAGGAGGCCCTGCTGCTCCTGGAACGGTCGGGAGTACCGGAGGCGGCCGAGGTACGGCGCCTGCTGGCCCCCCTGGACGCGTCCTGA
- a CDS encoding lipid-transfer protein, whose translation MSGLKDATAVVGIGQTPFAKHLPEDERTLACRAVLAALDDAGIAPGEVDALASYTMEETDEVELAKAVGFGDLTFFSKIGYGGGGSCATVAHLAAAITAGQATVGVAWRSRKRGSGPRPWTNTTAQLPTPAQWTRPFGLLRPADEIAMLARRYLHEYGATRDHLFNVALACRNRANQNPAAIMYDRPLTREMYMTSRWISEPLCLYDNCLETDGALACVIVSRERARDCRHAPVYVHSAAQGLPAQHHGMVNYWNDDPLTGPAWAAARHLWKHADFTPSDVDVAQIYDAFTPLVPLSLEGYGFCGRGEGGAFTEGGALESGGRLPLNTGGGGLSEAYVHGFNLINEGVKQLRGTSTAQVPGAATCLVTAGEGVPTSALLLTNRR comes from the coding sequence GTGAGCGGGCTCAAGGACGCCACGGCCGTCGTCGGCATCGGACAGACGCCCTTCGCCAAGCACCTGCCCGAGGACGAACGGACCCTCGCCTGCCGTGCCGTCCTCGCCGCCCTCGACGACGCCGGGATCGCCCCCGGCGAGGTCGACGCCCTCGCCTCCTACACCATGGAGGAGACGGACGAGGTCGAGCTCGCGAAGGCCGTCGGCTTCGGCGACCTGACCTTCTTCAGCAAGATCGGGTACGGCGGCGGCGGTTCGTGCGCGACGGTCGCCCACCTGGCGGCGGCGATCACCGCCGGTCAGGCCACGGTCGGGGTCGCCTGGCGCTCACGCAAGCGGGGCAGCGGCCCACGCCCGTGGACGAACACCACGGCCCAACTCCCCACCCCCGCCCAGTGGACCCGCCCCTTCGGCCTGCTCCGCCCCGCCGACGAGATAGCCATGCTGGCCCGCCGCTACCTGCACGAGTACGGCGCCACCCGCGACCACCTCTTCAACGTCGCCCTCGCCTGCCGCAACCGCGCCAACCAGAACCCGGCCGCGATCATGTACGACCGCCCCCTCACCCGCGAGATGTACATGACCTCCCGGTGGATCAGCGAGCCCCTCTGCCTCTACGACAACTGCCTGGAGACGGACGGCGCGTTGGCCTGCGTGATCGTCAGCCGAGAACGCGCCCGCGACTGCCGGCACGCCCCCGTGTACGTCCACTCGGCCGCCCAGGGCCTGCCCGCCCAGCACCACGGCATGGTCAACTACTGGAACGACGACCCCCTCACCGGCCCGGCCTGGGCAGCCGCCCGACACCTGTGGAAACACGCCGACTTCACCCCGTCCGACGTCGATGTCGCCCAGATCTACGACGCGTTCACCCCGCTCGTCCCCCTCTCCCTGGAGGGCTACGGGTTCTGCGGGCGGGGCGAGGGCGGGGCGTTCACCGAGGGCGGCGCCCTGGAGAGCGGCGGCCGGCTGCCCCTCAACACGGGCGGCGGCGGCCTCAGCGAGGCCTACGTCCACGGCTTCAACCTCATCAACGAGGGCGTGAAACAACTGCGCGGAACCAGCACGGCCCAGGTCCCGGGCGCCGCGACCTGCCTCGTCACGGCGGGCGAAGGCGTCCCGACGTCCGCCCTGCTGCTGACCAACAGACGTTGA
- a CDS encoding Zn-ribbon domain-containing OB-fold protein has protein sequence MLSPVPDADGAPFWRYAAEGELRVQTCADCDEPRFPPRPCCPHCQSFATEWRRTSGRGRIWSYVVPHPPLLPEYAAHAPYNVILVELAEAPRIRLVGNLVTAPGAPLDSLSPDRIRIGARVQVVFDGDGLPQWVLERP, from the coding sequence ATGCTGAGCCCCGTCCCGGACGCCGACGGCGCCCCCTTCTGGCGGTACGCCGCCGAGGGCGAACTCCGCGTCCAGACCTGCGCCGACTGCGACGAACCCCGCTTCCCGCCCCGCCCCTGCTGCCCGCACTGCCAGTCCTTCGCGACCGAGTGGCGACGCACGTCCGGACGCGGCCGCATCTGGTCCTACGTCGTCCCGCACCCACCCCTCCTCCCCGAGTACGCGGCACACGCTCCCTACAACGTGATCCTCGTCGAACTGGCCGAGGCCCCCCGGATCCGCCTGGTCGGCAACCTGGTGACCGCACCGGGCGCCCCCCTCGACTCCCTCTCCCCCGACCGCATCCGGATCGGCGCCCGGGTCCAGGTCGTCTTCGACGGGGACGGCCTGCCGCAGTGGGTCCTGGAGCGCCCGTGA